The following coding sequences lie in one Peribacillus frigoritolerans genomic window:
- a CDS encoding M14 family zinc carboxypeptidase: MKNRKIISTLGVAVLSASIAAPTFAANETSPGTPIQQTYSVSGFTDHAELGKKLEQIASDSQGKVKVDVAGYSNRNREIYKATVGTGDKVVFIQSEIHGNEKTGTDAILNILKFLGTNSPEAEKIRKEITLVALPKMNPDAAELNRRGNDMTWAEVVKQFPQLGGASPSWNYYTYKNESFDYESKPGFDVNRDFNPDLNYIPQAKDFPGKSSTPGWFITPESQTTRDVYKSLLKQYGKVEIFVDLHHQAPYYEVDGTDDLVTYSLSAQFVPDPSSPSGQDYAKYAKNYNYDFSRQLNVAVYNAMKEQGNSPYGNISLYPQNQNLPGTALGAFALNGSGTVLFEVRGQTQSFGQKKKGMLIKAVERGLYGIIDGVTDGSVYKINPEQYESIPLTEGRQ, from the coding sequence ATGAAAAACAGGAAAATTATTTCAACTCTAGGAGTTGCCGTTTTATCGGCGAGCATTGCTGCACCAACATTTGCAGCTAATGAAACATCACCGGGAACACCCATTCAACAAACTTATTCGGTTTCAGGTTTTACAGATCATGCTGAACTAGGGAAAAAGCTAGAACAAATTGCGAGTGATAGCCAAGGTAAAGTAAAAGTGGATGTAGCCGGATATTCAAATAGAAATAGAGAAATCTATAAAGCAACCGTGGGAACAGGCGACAAAGTCGTTTTCATTCAAAGTGAGATCCATGGAAATGAGAAAACCGGTACGGATGCCATCTTGAATATCTTGAAGTTTTTGGGGACCAACTCTCCTGAAGCGGAGAAAATTCGTAAAGAAATTACCCTTGTCGCTTTGCCTAAAATGAATCCGGATGCTGCTGAATTGAACCGTCGGGGAAATGATATGACCTGGGCAGAGGTCGTGAAACAGTTTCCACAGTTAGGAGGAGCGAGTCCATCTTGGAACTATTATACATACAAAAATGAATCATTCGATTATGAGTCCAAACCTGGTTTCGATGTGAATCGTGACTTTAATCCTGATTTAAATTATATTCCCCAAGCTAAAGACTTCCCTGGAAAATCATCCACCCCTGGCTGGTTCATAACACCCGAATCACAAACAACACGTGATGTTTACAAGTCTCTATTGAAGCAATACGGAAAGGTGGAGATTTTTGTGGACTTGCATCACCAAGCTCCCTATTATGAAGTTGATGGAACGGATGATTTAGTCACATACTCGCTTTCCGCTCAATTTGTTCCAGATCCAAGCTCGCCTTCAGGACAAGATTATGCCAAATATGCAAAAAACTATAATTATGATTTTTCCAGACAATTGAATGTAGCGGTATATAATGCAATGAAAGAACAAGGTAATTCTCCATATGGAAATATATCCTTATATCCGCAAAACCAAAACCTTCCTGGAACGGCTTTAGGAGCCTTTGCTTTGAACGGAAGCGGGACAGTGCTCTTTGAAGTTAGAGGTCAAACACAGTCCTTTGGCCAAAAGAAAAAAGGCATGCTCATTAAAGCAGTTGAAAGAGGATTATATGGAATAATTGATGGAGTTACTGATGGCTCTGTATATAAAATCAATCCGGAACAATACGAGTCAATTCCATTGACGGAGGGCAGGCAATAA